A portion of the Acidisoma sp. PAMC 29798 genome contains these proteins:
- a CDS encoding metallophosphoesterase family protein, whose protein sequence is MARIKTPSHPSHQFGQKRPPAHGGHSQASPLFHGSKVQPLPAPTGQAPFRLNLAEIIPDAVKAMEKAGGMALHMVGDTGGVQNPTPQQLVANGLEQDAGVAGAFGVPGFFYHLGDVIYFDGQASEYFAQFYQPYEHYPNPILGIPGNHDGDIYDDGKLVNPEPSLAPFVRNFCAATPGVHTPEAREATRTAMIQPNVYFTLNTPFATFVGLYTNVPEGGVVHPDQQDWFEGELAAADKHLPLIVAMHHPIQSLDTFHSGSKTMAKVLATAVAASKRQPSMVFAGHVHNYQRFSVSDAHGMTPFIVAGHGGYHNLHKMARANGQDLVTPYQAPNDPNVILDSYMDDRFGFLRLEISGDFIDLACMSVPRPQEPWSKAPRLYDRLRYNWKTRKSVMFPS, encoded by the coding sequence ATGGCACGCATCAAGACGCCGTCTCATCCCAGCCATCAATTTGGCCAGAAGCGCCCGCCCGCGCATGGCGGCCATAGCCAGGCGAGCCCGCTCTTCCACGGCAGCAAGGTGCAGCCGCTGCCCGCGCCAACGGGGCAAGCGCCGTTCCGCCTGAATTTGGCGGAGATCATTCCAGACGCCGTCAAGGCCATGGAAAAGGCGGGCGGCATGGCCTTGCATATGGTGGGTGACACTGGCGGCGTGCAAAACCCGACACCACAACAGCTCGTTGCTAATGGTCTTGAGCAGGATGCAGGCGTGGCGGGCGCCTTCGGAGTACCCGGCTTCTTTTATCACCTCGGCGATGTGATCTACTTCGATGGGCAGGCGAGCGAATATTTCGCGCAGTTTTACCAGCCCTACGAACACTATCCCAATCCGATCCTCGGCATTCCCGGCAATCATGACGGCGACATCTATGACGATGGCAAGCTGGTCAATCCGGAACCATCGCTGGCGCCCTTCGTGCGCAACTTCTGTGCGGCGACGCCCGGTGTTCATACGCCCGAAGCGCGTGAGGCGACACGCACGGCGATGATTCAACCGAACGTGTATTTCACGCTCAACACGCCCTTCGCGACCTTCGTCGGCCTCTACACTAATGTGCCCGAGGGCGGCGTGGTGCATCCCGACCAGCAAGACTGGTTCGAGGGTGAGCTGGCGGCGGCCGATAAGCATCTTCCCCTGATCGTGGCGATGCATCACCCGATCCAGTCGCTCGATACCTTTCACAGCGGCAGCAAGACCATGGCGAAGGTGCTGGCGACCGCCGTTGCGGCCTCAAAGCGCCAGCCCTCCATGGTCTTCGCGGGCCATGTCCATAACTATCAACGCTTCAGCGTGAGTGATGCCCATGGCATGACGCCGTTCATCGTGGCCGGGCATGGCGGCTACCACAATCTGCACAAGATGGCGCGAGCCAATGGGCAGGATCTGGTCACGCCGTATCAGGCACCGAATGATCCGAACGTCATCCTGGACAGCTACATGGATGACCGGTTCGGTTTCCTGCGGCTGGAGATTTCCGGCGACTTCATCGATCTCGCCTGCATGAGTGTGCCCCGGCCGCAGGAGCCGTGGTCGAAGGCGCCACGGCTGTACGACCGCCTGCGCTACAATTGGAAGACGCGCAAAAGCGTCATGTTTCCGAGTTAG
- a CDS encoding DoxX family protein — MRSFGADTIRNEVILVSRILLVLLFLIFGWGKLMNYTGTVGYMTQTGVPVPPLAAIVAIVMEVFVAIALILGVLTRPLAVLLGLYTLATAIIGHHYWTMTGAAQYEAEINFYKNVSIMGGFFLLYVTGAGRYSIDAMVGARKL, encoded by the coding sequence ATGCGCTCATTTGGTGCCGACACGATCAGAAACGAAGTCATCCTCGTTTCCCGCATCCTGCTCGTTCTGCTGTTCCTCATCTTCGGCTGGGGCAAGCTCATGAACTATACCGGCACCGTCGGGTATATGACCCAAACCGGTGTGCCCGTGCCGCCCCTCGCCGCCATCGTCGCGATCGTCATGGAAGTCTTCGTCGCCATCGCCCTCATCCTGGGCGTCTTGACGCGACCGCTCGCCGTGCTGCTCGGGCTCTATACGCTGGCAACAGCCATCATCGGCCATCATTACTGGACAATGACGGGTGCGGCCCAATACGAAGCCGAGATCAACTTCTACAAAAACGTCAGCATCATGGGCGGCTTCTTCCTGCTTTACGTGACCGGCGCTGGAAGATATTCGATTGATGCGATGGTCGGGGCGCGAAAACTCTAA
- a CDS encoding recombinase family protein encodes MIYGYARVSTDGQSVETQVGQLTAAGCGRVFKETASGSKTDRLQLARAVAALEPGDVLMVSRLDRLARSTRDLLNILAAIAAKESAFRSLGDAWADTTTAHGRLMVTILGGLAEFERELIRTRTGEGRARAKARGQSLGRPHKLTLHQRNEALARKARGEPVREVARSYNVSASTISRIQS; translated from the coding sequence ATGATTTACGGATATGCCAGGGTATCGACAGACGGCCAAAGTGTTGAGACGCAGGTGGGGCAGCTCACGGCCGCAGGCTGTGGTCGTGTGTTTAAGGAGACCGCTAGCGGGTCGAAAACCGACCGTCTCCAGCTCGCCCGCGCGGTCGCGGCTCTGGAGCCGGGTGACGTGTTGATGGTTAGCCGGTTAGACCGTCTTGCTCGCTCCACACGAGACTTGCTGAATATCCTGGCCGCCATCGCTGCCAAGGAGTCCGCTTTCCGCTCGCTTGGAGACGCCTGGGCGGATACCACAACGGCCCATGGCCGATTGATGGTAACTATCCTCGGTGGCCTCGCCGAGTTTGAACGCGAGCTGATTCGAACGAGGACCGGGGAAGGGCGAGCACGAGCCAAAGCTCGCGGGCAAAGCTTAGGACGACCGCATAAGCTCACGCTTCATCAGAGGAATGAAGCTTTGGCCCGCAAGGCTCGGGGAGAGCCAGTGCGCGAGGTTGCTCGCTCCTACAACGTCAGTGCGTCAACGATTTCTCGCATACAATCGTAG